One window of Trichomycterus rosablanca isolate fTriRos1 chromosome 2, fTriRos1.hap1, whole genome shotgun sequence genomic DNA carries:
- the stmn1a gene encoding stathmin 1a: protein MASTADIKVKELDKRASGQAFEVILGEPTLEAKNEFLLSPTKKKDLSLEEIQKKLKSAEERRKSHEAMVLKHLAEKREHEKEVQQKALEENNNFSKMAEEKLNQKMEANKENRTAIMAAMNEKFKEKDKKLEEVRKNKENREVVGEAEN, encoded by the exons ATGGCCTCCACTGCTG ATATTAAAGTGAAAGAGTTGGACAAGCGAGCCTCGGGCCAGGCCTTCGAGGTCATTCTGGGGGAACCAACTCTGGAGGCAAAAAATGAGTTCCTTCTTTCGCCCACCAAGAAAAAGGACTTGTCACTGGAGGAGATTCAGAAGAAACTGAAATCGGCTGAAGAAAGGCGCAAG TCCCATGAGGCGATGGTTCTGAAGCACCTGGCTGAAAAGCGTGAGCATGAGAAGGAGGTGCAGCAGAAAGCTCTAGAGGAGAACAACAACTTCAGCAAAATGGCCGAAGAAAAACTCAACCAGAAAATGGAAGCTAATAAAGAGAATCGCACGGCGATTATGGCAGCCATGAATGAGAAGTTCAAAGAGAAG GATAAGAAACTGGAGGAGGTCCGAAAGAACAAGGAGAACAGAGAGGTCGTAGGTGAAGCAGAGAATTGA